CACGCGCAGAGCGGCGCAGACCGAATTCCCAGACCTTAGGGCGGTAGGGTCCCGACTCCCCGCGCGGATTCTATGCTGGGCGGGGCTTCGCGAGGGGCGGGGCAAACGCCTTGGGTGGCCCTGCCTAGGGCGTGGCCAGGTGCGGCGCTCAGGGCGACGGGCGCAAGGCCTGCGGGGATTACGTAATGGCGTAAGGGGCCGGGATGGAGGCGGGGCCGGACCGTTCTCGGGGATTACGTAAGGAAACGTGACCGAGGGCGGAGAATCCGCGATGGGGGCGGGGAGAGGGCGTGGCTCAAGTCGGAACTGGGCGGGGCTCAAGACGGAACTGGGCGGGGCTCCGAGCGAGAGCGGAAGAAGGAGCGTGGGTAGGCCGTACCTTGCGAGGTGCGAGCCGGACAACGTGCTTGCAAGCATGCTCCGCTGTACCCGAGCCTGGAGGCTCCCCCTTGAGGGGCTTGGCCCGCACAGTTCTAGCTTCGCGAGGGTGCCTGTCGCACCCAGCAGCAGCGGCGGCCGAGGAGAGGCCGAGCCGAGGTCAGTCAGGGGCACCGGGCGGGAGGCGCCCTGTCCTCCTTTTCCTGCCGGGCCCCGACGGCCCCATATCCTCCCCGTCGCCTCCCAGGCCTCTCCCCCAAAGCCCTTTCCCCTACCCCTTTCCCCGCCTCCACCGGTTCAGACCCTAACGCGGATCCTTCCCCTGCCAGGCCGCTTCCGCTTTCCTACAGCCTTCTGGACGGGGAGGCAGCCCTCCCGGCCGTCATTTTTCTGCACGGGCTCTTCGGCTGCAAAACTAACTTCAACTCCATCGCCAAGGCCTTCGCCCAGCAGACAGGACGTAGGGTGCGCTTCCGAGTGGGCGGGGCCTGGGAGGAGGCGGGGCTGGGGCGTCCCGCTTCTCGGGGTCCCGCTCGTCACGCTGAGTATGGACCCTGAACGGCAACCCCGTTTGTTCCCTCACGTTGCCATCTTCATTAATTCATGTTGTAGATCTCCATCGGCGCTGGCCAATGACTAGGCGCCTGCACCCTTTCCATGAAGGGGCCTGCTTGTTTCCTAGGGATGACCTGGAGCTCACCACCTCTTATGGCAGCCCGTTCTTCTGTGCTCCTACTGTTGGAAATTCCTGGAGTCTCGTTCCTGGCATTCTCCGGGATTACCCCCCAGCCTGGCCAGCCCTTCAGAGACGTGGTCACAACCCTGGGGCCTGCTCTTCTCTGGCAGAGTGGCCCCAGGTTCTTCATCTGGGCCTTCTAGGTCTGGAAACTGGGCCCTCCCACCATCTGGGCCCTTCCCCTCTGCAGGGTGTATCCCCAGGCTCTCCACACCCTTGACCTGCTGTCCCTACAAGGCCTTTGGCTGTCTACCCTAGAATGGGGATACCAGCGCAGCTCTGTCTCACCCCACTCCCCAGGTGCTGACGGTGGATGCTCGTAACCACGGTAACAGCCCCCACAGCCCAGACATGAGCTACGAGATCATGAGCCAGGACCTGCAGGACCTCCTGCCCCAGCTGGGCCTGGTGCCCTGTGTCGTCGTTGGCCACAGCATGGGAGGGAGGACAGCCATGCTGCTGGCACTACAGAGGGTGAGCCACCCCTGTCTGGGGCCTCCTCCCATTCAGTATATACCCTGAGTGCCCCGCAGGCAACCTGCGACTCAAATGATCCTTGGATGACCACATTCAGGCTCCAGGAGCCGTGCCTGAGACTCACTGTGTCTGCCTAAGACTGGTCCCAATTCTGTTCTCTCCCACAGCCAGAGCTGGTGGAACGTCTGATTGCTGTAGATATCAGCCCAGTGGAAGGCACAGGTTCCTCCCACTTTCCTGCCTATGTGGCAGCCATGAGGACCGTCAACATCCCAGATGGGCTGCCCCGCTCCCGTGCCCGGAAACTGGCAGATGAACAGCTCAGTTCTGTCATCCAGGTGATACACCCAAGCCCCCCGGATGCTATTGTAGACCGGGACCTGTCAAGGGAAGAGTGGTACCCCCAGTCCGCACAAGGAACCCCCCCAACTGCTGCACTTCCACAGAACCTGGCCGTACGGCAGTACCTGCTCACCAACCTGGTAGAGGTAGACGGGCGTCTCGCGTGGAGGTTGAACTTGGATGCCCTGGCCCAGCACCTAGACAAGCTCTTGACTTTCCCACAGAGGCAGGAGTCCTACCTCGGACCAACACTCTTTCTCCTCGGTGGAAACTCCCAATTTGTGCAGTAAGCCAGCTTGGGTAGTGGGAGGGGCATGCTTTACTCGCCCAGGCCCTAGCCTGGGGACCCTACCAGGGAAGGCCTTGGGTGTGGAAGGTGGGTGGCTGAGAGGCCAGAAATACCACTGGGCATGTGGACTTATGCAGCTCTCTCCGTTTCTCCCCACTCTGCTTACACTTGTCTCTTTCACTCCTCCTTATCCCACTTTCACCCATTTTCGATGGCCATCACTGCAATGCACAGTCCCAGCCACCACCCTGAGATTATACGGCTCTTCCCTCGGGCCCAGATACAGACGGTGCCGAACGCTGGCCACTGGATCCACGCTGAACGCCCACAGGACTTCATAGATGCCATCCGAGGCTTCTTGGTCTAAGAGTTGCTGGCAAgaagggggctgggcgcagtggctcatgcctgtaattccagcactttgggaggctgaggtgggaggatcacttgacaccaggagttcgagagtagcctggccaacatggtgaaaccccatctctactaaaagtacaaaaattagcctgacgtggtggtgcactcctgtaatcccagctactcaggaggctgaggcaggagaatcacttgaacccaggaggcggaggttgcagtgagccgagatcacaccactgcactccagcct
Above is a genomic segment from Macaca thibetana thibetana isolate TM-01 chromosome 3, ASM2454274v1, whole genome shotgun sequence containing:
- the ABHD11 gene encoding protein ABHD11 isoform X1, with the translated sequence MLRCTRAWRLPLEGLGPHSSSFARVPVAPSSSGGRGEAEPRPLPLSYSLLDGEAALPAVIFLHGLFGCKTNFNSIAKAFAQQTGRRVLTVDARNHGNSPHSPDMSYEIMSQDLQDLLPQLGLVPCVVVGHSMGGRTAMLLALQRPELVERLIAVDISPVEGTGSSHFPAYVAAMRTVNIPDGLPRSRARKLADEQLSSVIQNLAVRQYLLTNLVEVDGRLAWRLNLDALAQHLDKLLTFPQRQESYLGPTLFLLGGNSQFVHPSHHPEIIRLFPRAQIQTVPNAGHWIHAERPQDFIDAIRGFLV
- the ABHD11 gene encoding protein ABHD11 isoform X2, whose protein sequence is MSYEIMSQDLQDLLPQLGLVPCVVVGHSMGGRTAMLLALQRPELVERLIAVDISPVEGTGSSHFPAYVAAMRTVNIPDGLPRSRARKLADEQLSSVIQNLAVRQYLLTNLVEVDGRLAWRLNLDALAQHLDKLLTFPQRQESYLGPTLFLLGGNSQFVHPSHHPEIIRLFPRAQIQTVPNAGHWIHAERPQDFIDAIRGFLV